A stretch of the Serratia marcescens genome encodes the following:
- the cydD gene encoding heme ABC transporter permease/ATP-binding protein CydD: protein MKKTRQQQLTRWLKTQSSLAQRWLRLSMLLGLFSGLLIVAQAWLLASLLHALIIEHTPREQLIPSFIWLAAAFALRALLSWLRERIGFLCGQVIRQRMRQQVLDKLQQLGPAWIQGKPAGSWASIIVEQIEDMQDYYSRYLPQMYLAVFIPLLILIAVFPINWAAGIILLATAPLIPLFMALVGMGAADANRRNFVALARLSGNFLDRLRGLDTLRLFDRAQAETAQIAKSSEDFRSRTMEVLRLAFLSSGVLEFFASISIAVVAVYFGFSYLGELNFGSYGLGVTLFSGFLVLILAPEFFQPLRDLGTFYHAKAQAIGAAEALETFLSAEGEQMGNGTRQLPADQPLTLQANALEILSPNGVLLAGPLSFTLQPQQRVALVGLSGAGKSSLLNLLLGFLPYRGSLSVNGIELRELSAETWRQQLSWVGQNPHLPAQTLRANILLGCPQADEVQLQQAVEHAYVSELLPYLPQGLDTEVGDNAARLSVGQAQRVAVARALIGPRSLLLLDEPAASLDAHSEQRVMQALNAASHQQTTLLVTHQLEDTEDYDQIWVMDNGRIVQQGDYATLSAQPGLFATLIAHRRGEL from the coding sequence ATGAAAAAAACCAGACAGCAACAGTTAACCCGTTGGCTTAAAACCCAGAGTTCGTTAGCGCAGCGTTGGCTGCGCCTTTCCATGCTGTTGGGGCTCTTCAGCGGCCTGCTGATCGTGGCGCAGGCCTGGCTGCTGGCCAGCCTGCTGCACGCCCTGATCATCGAGCATACCCCGCGCGAACAGCTGATCCCTTCGTTCATCTGGCTGGCCGCCGCGTTCGCGTTGCGGGCACTGTTGAGCTGGCTGCGGGAACGGATCGGCTTCCTGTGTGGCCAGGTGATCCGCCAGCGCATGCGCCAACAGGTACTGGATAAGCTGCAGCAGCTCGGCCCGGCCTGGATCCAAGGCAAACCGGCGGGCAGCTGGGCCAGCATCATCGTCGAGCAGATCGAGGATATGCAGGATTATTACTCGCGCTATCTGCCGCAGATGTATCTGGCGGTCTTCATCCCGCTGCTGATCCTGATCGCCGTCTTCCCGATCAATTGGGCCGCAGGCATCATTCTGCTGGCGACCGCGCCGCTAATCCCGCTGTTTATGGCGCTGGTCGGCATGGGAGCCGCCGATGCCAACCGCCGCAACTTCGTGGCGCTGGCGCGATTGAGCGGCAATTTCCTCGACCGCCTGCGCGGCCTGGACACCCTGCGACTGTTCGACCGCGCGCAGGCCGAAACCGCGCAGATCGCCAAATCCTCCGAAGACTTCCGCAGCCGCACCATGGAAGTGCTGCGCCTGGCCTTCCTCTCTTCCGGCGTGCTGGAGTTCTTCGCCTCGATCTCCATCGCCGTGGTGGCGGTGTACTTCGGCTTTTCCTACCTCGGCGAACTCAACTTCGGCAGCTACGGCCTCGGCGTGACGCTGTTTTCCGGTTTTCTGGTGTTGATTCTGGCGCCGGAGTTTTTCCAACCGCTGCGCGATCTCGGCACCTTCTACCATGCCAAAGCGCAGGCGATCGGCGCGGCGGAAGCGCTGGAAACCTTCCTCAGCGCCGAAGGCGAGCAGATGGGCAACGGCACGCGGCAACTGCCCGCCGATCAACCGCTGACGCTGCAGGCGAACGCGTTGGAAATCCTGTCGCCGAACGGCGTGCTGCTGGCCGGGCCGCTGAGCTTTACCCTACAACCGCAGCAGCGCGTGGCGCTGGTCGGGCTAAGCGGCGCCGGCAAAAGCTCGCTGCTGAATCTGCTGCTCGGCTTCCTGCCCTATCGCGGATCATTGAGCGTCAACGGCATTGAGCTGCGTGAACTGTCCGCCGAAACCTGGCGCCAGCAGCTGAGCTGGGTCGGCCAGAACCCGCACCTGCCGGCGCAAACCCTGCGCGCCAATATCCTACTGGGCTGCCCGCAGGCCGACGAAGTGCAGCTGCAGCAGGCGGTGGAACACGCCTACGTCAGCGAACTGCTCCCTTATCTGCCGCAGGGGCTCGACACCGAAGTGGGCGACAACGCCGCCCGCCTGTCGGTCGGTCAGGCGCAGCGCGTGGCGGTCGCCCGGGCGCTGATCGGCCCGCGCAGTCTGCTGCTGCTGGATGAACCGGCCGCCAGCCTCGATGCCCACAGTGAACAGCGGGTGATGCAGGCGTTGAACGCCGCTTCGCATCAGCAAACCACCCTGCTGGTAACGCACCAGCTGGAAGACACCGAAGACTACGATCAGATTTGGGTGATGGATAACGGGCGCATCGTGCAACAGGGCGATTACGCCACCCTCAGCGCCCAGCCGGGCCTGTTTGCCACTCTGATCGCCCATCGCCGCGGGGAGCTTTAA
- the gstA gene encoding glutathione transferase GstA, with the protein MKLYFAPDACSLAPHIVLRELALPFTLVRVNNRSKRCADGEDFYRITPKGYVAALQLDDGNVITEGPAIVQYLADLRPERRLAPPPTAFERVRLQEWLNFITSEIHAGAAPLFNDALPDVAKALLRDKLRRRLSYLAQALAPQTYLLEAHFSVADAYLFTVLRWMARFEISLSEWPPLQHYMARIAERASVRAALEAEAVSEEVK; encoded by the coding sequence ATGAAGCTGTATTTTGCTCCCGATGCGTGCTCGCTTGCCCCACATATCGTCCTGCGCGAATTAGCGCTCCCCTTCACCCTGGTCAGGGTGAACAATCGCAGCAAGCGCTGCGCCGACGGTGAGGACTTCTATCGCATCACCCCCAAAGGTTACGTCGCCGCCCTGCAACTGGATGACGGTAACGTGATCACCGAAGGCCCCGCTATCGTTCAATACCTCGCCGACCTGCGCCCAGAGCGCCGGCTTGCGCCGCCACCGACGGCCTTTGAGCGGGTACGGCTGCAGGAATGGCTTAATTTCATCACCAGCGAGATCCATGCCGGTGCCGCCCCTTTATTCAATGACGCTCTGCCCGACGTCGCCAAGGCATTGCTGCGCGATAAGTTGAGGCGGCGATTGAGTTACCTCGCGCAAGCTTTGGCACCACAAACCTATCTGCTAGAAGCGCATTTCAGCGTCGCTGACGCTTATCTGTTTACCGTGTTGCGCTGGATGGCGCGCTTCGAGATTTCGCTGAGCGAGTGGCCGCCGCTCCAGCATTATATGGCGCGGATCGCAGAGCGAGCGTCGGTGCGCGCCGCTCTGGAAGCCGAGGCCGTGAGTGAGGAAGTCAAATAG
- a CDS encoding LysR family transcriptional regulator, producing the protein MHNLLHWRLLVAVADSGTITQAAALCGMTQSAASQAIAQLETMLSTRLLVRQPHNVVLTQSGLQIVAHARTMLEALRAIQQCAQQAGNAHAGKIRLASFPSAFSKLLPPLLRKFRRLYPDIELITLEGTDHEVESWLASATADIGVVLNPAPERLCFPLGEDAWLAVVPSAHPLARARRPVALDALFRLPFILATGGCDVNALRLAQQSGLALADIRATVSDWQTAFTLVREGTGVTLMPASVIPPDALGVCTLPLVAPIYRRFGLAYSSEAAALPPVQTLLSYLREQEQTLASR; encoded by the coding sequence ATGCATAATCTTCTTCACTGGCGCCTGCTGGTTGCCGTCGCCGACAGCGGCACCATCACTCAGGCTGCGGCGCTCTGCGGTATGACGCAGTCTGCCGCCAGCCAGGCCATCGCTCAACTGGAGACAATGCTGAGCACCCGGCTTTTGGTTCGCCAACCGCACAATGTCGTCCTGACCCAAAGCGGCCTGCAGATCGTCGCCCATGCCCGCACGATGTTGGAAGCACTGCGGGCCATTCAGCAATGTGCGCAACAAGCCGGCAACGCGCACGCGGGCAAAATACGCCTGGCCAGTTTCCCGTCGGCATTCAGCAAACTGTTGCCGCCGCTGCTGCGCAAATTTCGCCGTCTGTACCCCGACATTGAGCTGATTACGCTCGAGGGCACCGACCACGAAGTGGAGAGCTGGTTAGCATCGGCGACGGCTGACATCGGCGTGGTGCTCAATCCGGCGCCGGAGCGGCTGTGCTTTCCTTTGGGGGAGGATGCCTGGCTGGCGGTCGTGCCCAGCGCGCACCCGCTGGCGCGAGCGCGGCGGCCGGTGGCGCTGGATGCCCTGTTCCGGCTGCCTTTTATCCTGGCGACCGGCGGCTGTGATGTGAATGCGCTACGCTTGGCGCAGCAGTCAGGTTTGGCGCTGGCCGATATCCGCGCCACCGTCAGCGATTGGCAAACGGCATTTACGCTGGTCAGGGAAGGCACGGGCGTCACGCTGATGCCCGCGTCCGTGATCCCGCCCGACGCGCTTGGGGTTTGCACTCTGCCGCTCGTTGCGCCGATTTATCGCCGTTTCGGCCTCGCGTACTCATCCGAGGCGGCGGCCCTGCCCCCCGTCCAAACCCTGCTGAGTTACCTGCGAGAACAGGAGCAAACTCTGGCCAGTCGCTGA
- the trxB gene encoding thioredoxin-disulfide reductase, with amino-acid sequence MGTAKHSKLLILGSGPAGYTAAVYAARANLSPVLITGMEQGGQLTTTTEVENWPGDAEGLTGPALMERMREHAEKFQTEIVFDHINSVDLQQRPFRLFGDSGEYSCDALIIATGASARYLGLPSEDAFKGKGVSACATCDGFFYRNQKVAVVGGGNTAVEEALYLSNIAAEVHLIHRRDSFRSEKILIDRLMEKVKSGNIVLHTDHTLDEVLGDEMGVTGVRIRSTKAENETRELELAGVFIAIGHSPNTGIFGGQLELENGYIKVQSGIHGNATQTTIPGVFAAGDVMDHIYRQAITSAGTGCMAALDAERYLDGIAGAEVC; translated from the coding sequence ATGGGCACGGCTAAACATAGCAAATTACTGATTCTGGGCTCCGGCCCGGCCGGTTACACCGCCGCCGTTTACGCGGCGCGCGCCAACCTGAGCCCGGTGCTGATCACCGGTATGGAACAAGGCGGCCAGCTGACCACCACCACCGAAGTGGAAAACTGGCCGGGCGACGCCGAAGGCCTGACCGGCCCGGCGCTGATGGAGCGCATGCGCGAGCATGCGGAGAAGTTCCAGACTGAAATCGTCTTCGATCACATCAACAGCGTCGATCTGCAGCAGCGTCCGTTCCGCCTGTTCGGCGACAGCGGTGAATACAGCTGCGACGCGCTGATCATCGCGACCGGCGCCTCCGCCCGCTACCTTGGCCTGCCTTCCGAAGACGCGTTCAAGGGCAAAGGCGTTTCCGCCTGTGCGACCTGCGACGGTTTCTTCTACCGCAACCAGAAAGTCGCAGTGGTCGGCGGCGGCAACACCGCCGTTGAAGAAGCGCTGTACCTGTCCAACATCGCCGCCGAAGTTCACCTGATCCACCGCCGCGACAGCTTCCGCTCGGAGAAGATCCTGATCGACCGGCTGATGGAAAAAGTGAAAAGCGGCAACATCGTGCTGCACACCGACCATACGCTGGACGAAGTGCTGGGCGATGAAATGGGCGTGACCGGCGTGCGTATCCGCAGCACCAAAGCGGAAAACGAAACCCGTGAACTGGAGCTGGCCGGCGTGTTCATCGCTATCGGCCACAGCCCGAACACCGGCATCTTCGGCGGCCAGCTGGAGCTGGAAAACGGCTACATCAAGGTGCAGTCCGGCATTCACGGCAATGCGACCCAAACCACTATCCCCGGCGTCTTCGCCGCAGGCGACGTGATGGATCACATTTACCGCCAGGCGATCACCTCCGCCGGCACCGGCTGTATGGCGGCGCTGGACGCAGAGCGTTACCTGGACGGCATCGCCGGCGCAGAAGTCTGCTAA
- the lrp gene encoding leucine-responsive transcriptional regulator Lrp → MADNKKRPGKDLDRIDRNILNELQKDGRISNVELSKRVGLSPTPCLERVRRLERQGFIHGYTALLNPHYLDASLLVFVEITLNRGAPDVFEQFNSAVQKLEEIQECHLVSGDFDYLLKTRVPDMSAYRKLLGETLLRLPGVNDTRTYVVMEEVKQSNRLVIKTR, encoded by the coding sequence ATGGCAGACAACAAGAAACGCCCGGGTAAAGATCTTGACCGTATCGACCGCAACATCCTGAATGAGCTGCAGAAGGATGGGCGTATTTCGAACGTCGAGCTTTCGAAGCGCGTGGGGTTATCCCCGACACCATGTTTAGAACGCGTGCGCCGTCTCGAGCGCCAGGGTTTCATTCATGGCTATACCGCATTGCTTAACCCGCATTATCTGGATGCGTCCCTGTTGGTTTTCGTGGAAATCACGCTGAACCGCGGCGCGCCGGATGTGTTTGAGCAATTCAACTCGGCAGTGCAGAAGCTTGAAGAGATTCAGGAGTGTCATCTGGTTTCCGGTGATTTCGACTACCTGTTGAAAACCCGCGTACCGGACATGTCGGCTTACCGCAAATTGCTGGGCGAAACCTTGCTGCGTTTGCCGGGGGTCAACGACACCCGTACCTATGTAGTGATGGAAGAAGTGAAACAGAGTAACCGTCTGGTTATCAAAACACGGTAA
- a CDS encoding DNA translocase FtsK 4TM domain-containing protein, translating into MSQEYTEDKEVTLKRLSSGRRLLEAVLIVVAIFAVYLMAALVSFNPSDPSWSQTAWHEPIHNLGGGVGAWLADTLFFTFGVLAYAIPPIMLILCWAAYRQRGNRDYIDYFALSLRLIGTLALVLTSCGLAALNVDDLYYFASGGVIGSLLSNAMLPWFNGIGATLALLCVWAAGLTLFTGWSWLVIAEKIGGAVLGVATVMTNRSRREERYFEDDERYVDDEPEQAGKGAAAAVAATAAGAAVADDDVLFSAPSVTESAKEAAEDAADPLLSGLRADDGEVETDAAPITPAASPAPAVKAEIHEPVAAPIATQAPSVTVAPAAPASVNQHPVSAPAQDATPPLYSFEIPEETPVPKATRPVDPYQDDDEPRLGNWQEPAAPQPPARSPFDFTAAQRDSVDIGGSDGFSATGAKPQLDTAAAAAAGTAAATFMPAFTATSDSNSQVKQGIGPELPRPNPVRIPTRRELASYGIKLPSQRAAEQEQRQAEPQQPTAVNPQEEEAQQEAALRQAFATQQSQRYGESYEPEQDDENAQQEAELSKAFAEQQNQRYGEIQQDDEEARQEAALRQAFAEQQQARYGQQETAPQAPAASPVDTRNAFSFSPMADLVDDGPSEPMFTLSPQLEERIEQQSEQEDDVPFGQFEPVAPAVQPQQSHSQPQQYQQPQQQYQQPSPQQYQQPQQPVQPQSQQAPAEQHPAMDSLIHPFLMRNDQPLQKPTTPLPTLDLLTEAPKEVEPVDSFALEQKARLVEASLADYRVKADVVDILPGPVITRFELDLAPGVKAARISNLSRDLARSLSTSAVRVVEVIPGKPYVGLELPNAKRQTVYLREVLDCPAFRDNPSPLSIVLGKDISGEPVVADLGKMPHLLVAGTTGSGKSVGVNAMILSILYKATPKEVRFIMIDPKMLELSVYEGIPHLLTDVVTDMKDAANALRWCVGEMERRYKLMSALGVRNLAGYNERVDQAEAMGRPIPDPFWKPTDSMDITPPVLEKEPYIVVMVDEFADLIMTVGKKVEELIARLAQKARAAGIHLVLATQRPSVDVITGLIKANIPTRIAFTVSSKIDSRTILDQGGAESLLGMGDMLYLAPNSSIPVRVHGAFVRDQEVHAVVKDWKARERPQYKEGILSGGEDGEGGAGGGMDGDEELDPLFDQAVDFVVDKRRASISGVQRQFRIGYNRAARIIEQMEAQGIVSEQGHNGNREVLAPPRHD; encoded by the coding sequence TTGAGCCAGGAATATACAGAAGATAAAGAAGTTACCCTGAAAAGACTCAGCAGTGGCCGGCGTTTGCTGGAGGCTGTGCTTATCGTGGTAGCGATTTTTGCCGTTTACCTCATGGCTGCGCTGGTCAGTTTCAACCCGTCTGACCCAAGCTGGTCGCAGACCGCGTGGCATGAGCCGATTCACAATTTGGGCGGCGGTGTCGGGGCCTGGTTGGCCGACACGCTGTTCTTCACCTTCGGGGTGCTCGCTTACGCGATACCACCGATCATGCTGATCCTGTGCTGGGCGGCCTATCGCCAGCGCGGCAACAGAGACTACATCGACTATTTCGCGCTCTCCCTGCGCCTGATCGGCACCCTGGCGTTAGTGCTCACCTCCTGCGGGCTGGCGGCGCTGAACGTTGACGATCTCTATTACTTCGCTTCCGGCGGCGTGATCGGCAGCCTGCTGAGCAACGCCATGTTGCCGTGGTTCAACGGCATCGGCGCCACGCTGGCGCTGCTGTGCGTGTGGGCGGCGGGGTTGACGCTGTTTACCGGCTGGTCCTGGCTGGTCATCGCCGAGAAGATAGGCGGGGCGGTGCTGGGCGTCGCGACAGTGATGACCAACCGCTCACGCCGCGAAGAGCGCTATTTCGAGGATGACGAGCGTTACGTTGACGACGAGCCTGAGCAGGCAGGGAAGGGCGCCGCAGCCGCGGTTGCCGCGACCGCCGCCGGCGCCGCGGTTGCCGATGACGACGTGCTGTTCTCCGCGCCTTCGGTCACCGAAAGCGCCAAAGAGGCGGCGGAAGACGCCGCCGATCCGTTGCTCAGCGGCCTGCGTGCCGACGATGGTGAGGTTGAAACCGACGCCGCGCCAATCACGCCGGCGGCTTCGCCTGCACCAGCGGTAAAGGCAGAGATCCACGAGCCCGTTGCCGCACCGATCGCCACACAGGCGCCGTCGGTAACGGTGGCGCCGGCCGCGCCGGCCTCGGTCAATCAGCACCCGGTGAGCGCCCCGGCGCAAGACGCCACGCCGCCGCTGTATTCCTTCGAGATCCCGGAAGAAACGCCTGTACCTAAGGCGACGCGCCCTGTCGATCCTTATCAGGATGACGATGAGCCGCGCCTGGGCAATTGGCAAGAGCCGGCTGCACCGCAGCCGCCGGCGCGTTCTCCCTTTGATTTTACCGCCGCGCAGCGCGATAGCGTCGACATCGGTGGTTCGGACGGTTTCAGCGCTACCGGTGCCAAGCCACAGCTGGATACGGCAGCCGCTGCTGCTGCAGGTACCGCGGCGGCGACCTTTATGCCGGCCTTCACGGCGACCAGCGACAGCAATTCGCAGGTTAAACAGGGCATCGGCCCTGAGCTGCCGCGGCCGAATCCGGTACGTATTCCGACCCGTCGTGAGCTGGCCTCATACGGCATCAAGCTGCCTTCGCAGCGTGCGGCCGAGCAGGAACAGCGCCAGGCGGAGCCTCAACAGCCGACGGCGGTGAATCCGCAGGAAGAAGAGGCGCAGCAAGAAGCCGCGCTGCGCCAGGCGTTCGCCACGCAGCAAAGCCAGCGCTATGGCGAAAGCTACGAGCCGGAGCAGGATGATGAAAATGCTCAGCAGGAAGCCGAGCTGAGCAAGGCGTTCGCCGAACAACAGAACCAACGTTACGGTGAAATCCAACAAGACGATGAAGAGGCGCGGCAAGAGGCTGCGCTGCGCCAGGCGTTCGCCGAGCAGCAGCAGGCGCGTTATGGTCAGCAAGAGACTGCCCCGCAGGCGCCTGCCGCCAGCCCGGTCGATACCCGCAATGCTTTCAGCTTCTCGCCGATGGCGGATCTGGTGGACGATGGCCCGAGCGAGCCGATGTTCACGCTGTCCCCGCAGCTTGAAGAGCGCATTGAACAGCAAAGTGAGCAAGAGGATGACGTGCCATTCGGCCAGTTTGAGCCTGTGGCACCGGCTGTTCAACCTCAGCAATCGCACTCACAGCCTCAACAATACCAGCAGCCGCAACAGCAGTATCAACAGCCGTCGCCGCAGCAATATCAGCAGCCACAGCAACCGGTGCAGCCGCAGTCTCAGCAAGCACCGGCCGAGCAACATCCGGCGATGGACAGCTTGATTCACCCGTTCCTGATGCGCAACGATCAGCCGCTGCAGAAGCCGACCACGCCGCTGCCGACGCTGGATCTGCTGACCGAAGCGCCGAAAGAGGTGGAGCCGGTCGATTCCTTCGCGCTGGAACAGAAGGCGCGCCTGGTGGAGGCCAGTTTGGCCGATTACCGCGTAAAAGCCGACGTGGTGGATATCCTGCCGGGGCCGGTCATCACCCGCTTCGAGCTGGATCTGGCGCCGGGCGTTAAAGCGGCGCGCATTTCCAACCTGTCGCGCGATCTGGCGCGGTCGCTGTCGACTTCGGCGGTGCGCGTGGTGGAAGTGATCCCCGGTAAGCCTTATGTCGGTCTGGAGCTGCCGAACGCCAAGCGGCAAACGGTGTATCTGCGCGAAGTGCTGGATTGCCCGGCCTTCCGTGACAACCCGTCGCCGTTGTCCATCGTATTGGGTAAAGACATCTCCGGTGAACCGGTGGTGGCCGATCTGGGCAAAATGCCTCACTTGCTGGTCGCCGGTACCACCGGTTCCGGTAAGTCGGTCGGGGTCAACGCCATGATCCTGAGCATCCTGTATAAAGCCACGCCGAAAGAAGTGCGCTTTATCATGATCGACCCGAAAATGCTGGAGCTGTCGGTCTATGAAGGCATTCCGCACCTGTTGACCGATGTGGTGACCGACATGAAAGACGCCGCCAATGCGCTGCGTTGGTGCGTGGGTGAAATGGAACGCCGCTACAAGCTGATGTCTGCCCTGGGCGTGCGTAACCTGGCCGGTTACAACGAACGCGTCGATCAGGCCGAAGCGATGGGGCGGCCGATCCCGGATCCGTTCTGGAAGCCGACCGACAGCATGGATATCACGCCGCCGGTGCTGGAGAAAGAGCCGTACATCGTGGTAATGGTCGACGAGTTCGCCGATCTGATCATGACGGTCGGCAAGAAGGTCGAAGAGTTGATCGCCCGCCTGGCGCAGAAAGCGCGTGCGGCGGGTATCCACCTGGTGCTGGCGACCCAGCGTCCGTCGGTGGATGTGATCACGGGTCTTATCAAGGCCAACATCCCGACGCGTATCGCCTTTACCGTGTCGAGCAAGATCGACTCCCGCACCATCCTCGATCAGGGGGGCGCCGAGTCCTTGCTGGGTATGGGCGACATGCTCTATCTGGCGCCGAACTCTTCCATTCCGGTGCGTGTACATGGTGCATTCGTGCGCGATCAGGAAGTGCATGCGGTGGTCAAGGATTGGAAAGCGCGCGAGCGGCCCCAATATAAAGAGGGTATTCTCAGCGGCGGTGAAGACGGCGAGGGCGGTGCCGGCGGCGGTATGGATGGCGACGAAGAGCTGGATCCGCTGTTTGATCAGGCGGTGGATTTCGTGGTGGATAAACGCCGTGCCTCCATCTCCGGCGTGCAGCGCCAGTTCCGTATCGGCTATAACCGCGCGGCGCGCATCATCGAACAGATGGAAGCGCAAGGCATCGTCAGCGAGCAGGGGCACAACGGCAACCGTGAGGTGCTGGCGCCGCCACGGCACGATTGA
- the lolA gene encoding outer membrane lipoprotein chaperone LolA gives MKKLLVACCLLSGFASTSVLADAAQDLQSRLAKVNSFHASFSQTVTSADGAAVQQGEGELWVKRPNLFNWHMTSPDESVLVSDGQTLWFYNPFVEQVTATWLKNATGNTPFMLITRNNASDWKQYNVKQKGDDFELTPKSASGNLKQFAISVTNSGTIRSFAAVEQDGQRSSYALKSQQNVAADPAKFKFTPPKGVTLDDQRQ, from the coding sequence ATGAAAAAACTGTTAGTTGCCTGCTGTCTGCTTTCGGGATTCGCGTCTACCTCCGTGCTGGCCGATGCCGCACAGGATCTGCAAAGTCGCCTGGCGAAGGTGAACAGTTTCCACGCCAGCTTCTCGCAAACCGTGACCAGCGCCGACGGTGCAGCGGTGCAACAGGGGGAAGGCGAGCTGTGGGTGAAGCGGCCAAACCTCTTCAACTGGCACATGACGTCGCCCGATGAGAGCGTGCTGGTCTCCGATGGCCAGACTCTGTGGTTCTACAACCCGTTCGTCGAGCAGGTGACGGCGACCTGGCTGAAGAACGCCACCGGCAATACGCCGTTTATGCTGATCACCCGCAATAATGCCAGCGACTGGAAACAGTACAACGTGAAGCAAAAGGGCGATGATTTCGAGCTGACGCCGAAGTCCGCCAGCGGCAACCTGAAGCAGTTCGCCATCAGCGTGACCAACAGCGGTACCATTCGCAGCTTCGCTGCGGTGGAGCAGGATGGCCAGCGTAGTTCCTACGCGCTGAAAAGCCAGCAGAACGTTGCCGCCGATCCGGCCAAATTCAAATTTACCCCGCCGAAGGGGGTGACGCTGGACGACCAGCGCCAGTGA